From the Kogia breviceps isolate mKogBre1 chromosome 3, mKogBre1 haplotype 1, whole genome shotgun sequence genome, one window contains:
- the BMF gene encoding bcl-2-modifying factor isoform X1, with translation MEPPQCVEELEDDVFQPEDGEPGTQPGSLLSADLFAQSQLDCPLSRLQLFPLTHCCGPGLRPTSQEDKATQTLSPASPSQGVMLPCGVTEEPQRLFYGNAGYRLPLPAGFPAGLPLGEQPAEGQWQHRAEVQIARKLQRIADQFHRLHMQQHQQNRNRVWWQILLFLHNLALNGDENRNGAGPR, from the exons ATGGAGCCACCCCAGTGTGTGGAGGAGCTGGAGGATGATGTGTTCCAGCCAGAGGATGGGGAGCCGGGGACCCAGCCTGGGAGCTTGCTCTCTGCTGACCTGTTTGCCCAGAGCCAGCTGGACTGCCCCCTCAGCCGTCTGCAGCTCTTCCCTCTCACGCACTGCTGTGGCCCTGGGCTTCGACCCACCAGCCAGGAAGACAAGGCTACCCAGACTCTCAGTCCAGCCTCCCCAAGCCAGGGTGTCATGCTGCCTTGTGGGGTGACTGAGGAACCCCAGCGACTCTTTTATG GCAATGCCGGCTACCGGCTCCCCCTCCCTGCCGGTTTCCCTGCAGGCTTGCCCCTTGGTGAGCAGCCCGCTGAAGGGCAGTGGCAACATCGAGCAGAGGTACAGATTGCCCGAAAACTTCAGCGCATTGCAGACCAGTTCCATCGGCTTCATATGCAGCAA cacCAGCAGAACCGAAATCGCGTGTGGTGGCAGATCCTCCTCTTTCTGCACAACCTCGCTTTGAATGGAGATGAAAACAGGAACGGGGCAGGTCCCAGGTGA
- the BMF gene encoding bcl-2-modifying factor isoform X3, whose protein sequence is MEPPQCVEELEDDVFQPEDGEPGTQPGSLLSADLFAQSQLDCPLSRLQLFPLTHCCGPGLRPTSQEDKATQTLSPASPSQGVMLPCGVTEEPQRLFYAPAEPKSRVVADPPLSAQPRFEWR, encoded by the exons ATGGAGCCACCCCAGTGTGTGGAGGAGCTGGAGGATGATGTGTTCCAGCCAGAGGATGGGGAGCCGGGGACCCAGCCTGGGAGCTTGCTCTCTGCTGACCTGTTTGCCCAGAGCCAGCTGGACTGCCCCCTCAGCCGTCTGCAGCTCTTCCCTCTCACGCACTGCTGTGGCCCTGGGCTTCGACCCACCAGCCAGGAAGACAAGGCTACCCAGACTCTCAGTCCAGCCTCCCCAAGCCAGGGTGTCATGCTGCCTTGTGGGGTGACTGAGGAACCCCAGCGACTCTTTTATG cacCAGCAGAACCGAAATCGCGTGTGGTGGCAGATCCTCCTCTTTCTGCACAACCTCGCTTTGAATGGAGATGA
- the BMF gene encoding bcl-2-modifying factor isoform X2, with protein MEPPQCVEELEDDVFQPEDGEPGTQPGSLLSADLFAQSQLDCPLSRLQLFPLTHCCGPGLRPTSQEDKATQTLSPASPSQGVMLPCGVTEEPQRLFYGNAGYRLPLPAGFPAGLPLGEQPAEGQWQHRAEVQIARKLQRIADQFHRLHMQQAPRIRSQSVGLMLL; from the exons ATGGAGCCACCCCAGTGTGTGGAGGAGCTGGAGGATGATGTGTTCCAGCCAGAGGATGGGGAGCCGGGGACCCAGCCTGGGAGCTTGCTCTCTGCTGACCTGTTTGCCCAGAGCCAGCTGGACTGCCCCCTCAGCCGTCTGCAGCTCTTCCCTCTCACGCACTGCTGTGGCCCTGGGCTTCGACCCACCAGCCAGGAAGACAAGGCTACCCAGACTCTCAGTCCAGCCTCCCCAAGCCAGGGTGTCATGCTGCCTTGTGGGGTGACTGAGGAACCCCAGCGACTCTTTTATG GCAATGCCGGCTACCGGCTCCCCCTCCCTGCCGGTTTCCCTGCAGGCTTGCCCCTTGGTGAGCAGCCCGCTGAAGGGCAGTGGCAACATCGAGCAGAGGTACAGATTGCCCGAAAACTTCAGCGCATTGCAGACCAGTTCCATCGGCTTCATATGCAGCAA GCCCCAAGGATAAGGTCCCAGAGTGTTGGCCTCATGCTATTGTGA